In Quercus robur chromosome 11, dhQueRobu3.1, whole genome shotgun sequence, the following proteins share a genomic window:
- the LOC126706019 gene encoding glucose-1-phosphate adenylyltransferase large subunit 1, with product MDSCCLNLKPNSHFAKAKGGFSHENNWFWGDRIRGSLKNDVWVNQLAKSLRAEKKARKFRPGVSFAVITSNNAPEAVTIQAPIFYRHKVDPRNVASIILGGGAGAQLFPLTRRTATPAVPVGGCYRLIDIPMSNCINSGINKICVLTQFNSTSLNRHISRTYFGNGINFGDGFVEVLAATQTPGEAGMKWFQGTADAVRQFSWVFEEAQNRNIENILILSGDHLYRMDYMDFVQNHVDRNADITLSCAAVGNSRASDYGLVKIDGRGQVVQFAEKPKGAALKAMQVDTTLLGLSPQDAVKSPYIASMGVYVFKTEILLKLLKWRYPTANDFGSEIIPASVKEHNVQAYIFRDYWEDIGTIKSYYDASLALTEEFPKFEFYDPKTPFYTSPRFLPPTKIDNCRIVDAIISHGCFLRECSVERSIVGERSRLDYGVELKDTVMMGADHYQTESEIASLVAEGKIPIGIGRNTKIRNCIIDKNAKIGNDVVIMNKDGVQEADRPEDGFYIRLGITVILEKATLKDGIVI from the exons ATGGATTCTTGCTGTTTGAATTTGAAACCCAATTCCCATTTTGCAAAAGCTAAAGGTGGTTTCAGTCATGAAAATAATTGGTTTTGGGGGGACAGAATCAGGGGAAGCCTGAAAAATGATGTTTGGGTTAATCAGTTGGCAAAAAGTCTAAGAGCTGAGAAGAAGGCCAGGAAGTTCAGACCTGGTGTTTCTTTTGCTGTAATTACTTCAAATAATGCCCCAGAGGCTGTG ACCATACAAGCTCCAATATTTTATAGACATAAAGTGGACCCAAGAAATGTAGCTTCGATCATATTGGGAGGAGGTGCAGGGGCTCAACTCTTTCCTCTTACCAGAAGAACAGCAACACCTGCA GTTCCGGTAGGAGGATGCTACCGGCTCATAGACATCCCAATGAGCAACTGCATCAACAGTGGCATAAACAAGATTTGTGTACTGACTCAGTTTAACTCTACTTCTCTCAATCGCCACATTTCACGCACGTATTTTGGAAATGGTATTAACTTTGGGGATGGATTTGTGGAG GTTCTGGCAGCCACTCAGACACCTGGGGAAGCAGGAATGAAGTGGTTCCAGGGAACAGCAGATGCAGTGAGGCAATTCTCATGGGTATTTGAG GAGGCCCAGAATAGGAACATTgaaaatatattgatattgTCTGGGGATCATCTATACCGAATGGATTATATGGACTTCGTGCAG AATCATGTTGATCGAAATGCTGATATTACACTATCATGTGCAGCTGTGGGTAACAG CCGTGCATCAGATTATGGATTGGTGAAGATAGATGGCAGAGGCCAAGTTGTCCAGTTTGCTGAGAAGCCGAAGGGAGCTGCTCTGAAAGCAATG CAAGTAGATACAACTCTTCTGGGGTTGTCCCCACAGGACGCTGTAAAATCCCCATATATTGCATCAATGGGAGTCTATGTTTTTAAGACAGAAATTTTACTGAAGCTTTTGAAGTGGAGATATCCTACGGCAAATGACTTTGGATCTGAAATCATTCCAGCATCTGTGAAGGAGCACAATGTCCAA GCATACATATTTAGAGACTACTGGGAGGACATTGGAACAATAAAGTCCTATTATGATGCTAGTTTGGCCCTCACTGAAGAG TTTCCAAAGTTtgaattttatgacccaaagaCACCTTTTTATACATCTCCTCGATTCTTACCACCAACCAAGATTGATAATTGCCGG ATTGTGGATGCAATAATCTCGCATGGATGTTTCTTGAGAGAATGTAGTGTTGAACGCTCAATAGTTGGTGAACGCTCAAGATTAGATTATGGCGTTGAGCTTAAA GATACTGTGATGATGGGTGCAGACCATTATCAAACTGAATCTGAAATTGCATCTCTGGTGGCGGAGGGGAAGATCCCAATTGGGATTGGACGGAATACAAAAATTAG GAATTGCATAATCGACAAGAATGCAAAGATTGGAAATGATGTGGTCATCATGAACAAAGAT GGTGTTCAAGAAGCAGATAGGCCAGAAGATGGATTTTACATTCGGTTAGGAATCACCGTTATCCTGGAGAAGGCAACACTAAAAGATGGCATTGTTATATAA